The Sulfurospirillum halorespirans DSM 13726 genome has a window encoding:
- the hslV gene encoding ATP-dependent protease subunit HslV yields MFEATTILACRGDKKAVIGGDGQVTFGNTVLKSNATKIRKLYNGKILAGFAGSTADAFNLFDMFEGILEQKKGDLYKSVIEFSKEWRKDKMLRRLEAMMIVLTCEHIYILSGTGDVVEPEDGKIAAIGSGGNYAISAARALDRHANLDEETLVKESLKIASELCIYTNDNIKTFVLESTEA; encoded by the coding sequence ATGTTTGAAGCAACCACCATCCTTGCGTGTCGCGGCGACAAAAAAGCGGTTATTGGCGGTGACGGGCAAGTCACTTTTGGCAATACCGTGCTTAAAAGTAATGCCACGAAAATTCGCAAACTCTACAACGGAAAAATCTTAGCAGGTTTTGCAGGAAGCACTGCTGATGCGTTTAACCTTTTTGATATGTTTGAGGGTATTTTAGAGCAGAAAAAAGGCGATTTGTACAAATCAGTCATTGAATTTTCTAAAGAATGGCGCAAAGATAAGATGCTCAGACGTCTTGAAGCGATGATGATTGTACTCACATGCGAGCATATTTACATTCTCAGCGGCACGGGTGATGTCGTTGAACCCGAAGATGGTAAAATTGCAGCGATTGGGAGTGGCGGAAACTACGCCATTTCAGCTGCACGCGCACTTGATCGTCACGCCAATTTGGATGAAGAGACACTGGTGAAAGAGAGCCTTAAAATTGCCAGTGAACTGTGTATTTACACCAACGACAACATTAAAACGTTTGTTTTAGAGAGTACAGAAGCATGA
- the trpD gene encoding anthranilate phosphoribosyltransferase, protein MNYQEAYAQFNALFENELSSEAAVQFLVELYERGESFEEIAAAANVMREHSVKLDIPAHLKAELIDIVGTGGDKSGTFNISTTTSIVLAALGCKVAKHGSGSATSLSGSADVLKALGLNLSLTPEKQIKMLEECGFVFMFAMNHHPCMKHIMPIRKSLSHRTIFNMLGPLANPAGAQKQMIGVFHVDYIDRFSKALRELGTTKSMVVSSLDGLDEVSITAPTRYTMIENKVITEGEINPEDYGFTLAPLEAIKGGESVQNAEITRAILRGDEKGAKRDVVLLNGACALMIDGKARDMQEGIALMKEAIESKKAWDKLGEIIKLSYLI, encoded by the coding sequence ATGAATTACCAAGAGGCCTATGCACAGTTTAATGCGCTCTTTGAAAATGAACTCAGTTCTGAAGCAGCAGTGCAATTTTTAGTTGAACTCTACGAGCGAGGTGAGAGTTTTGAGGAGATCGCAGCTGCGGCAAATGTGATGCGTGAACACAGCGTCAAGCTCGATATTCCAGCGCATTTAAAAGCCGAACTGATTGACATTGTAGGCACAGGTGGCGATAAAAGCGGAACGTTTAACATCTCCACAACGACTTCCATTGTTTTAGCCGCTCTTGGGTGCAAAGTCGCCAAACATGGTAGTGGCTCAGCCACTTCACTCTCTGGTAGTGCGGATGTGCTTAAAGCGTTAGGACTCAACCTTAGTTTAACACCTGAAAAACAGATCAAAATGCTTGAAGAGTGTGGTTTCGTTTTTATGTTTGCGATGAATCATCACCCTTGCATGAAACACATCATGCCAATTCGAAAAAGTCTCTCACATCGTACGATTTTTAATATGTTAGGACCTCTTGCCAATCCTGCCGGGGCTCAAAAACAGATGATTGGTGTGTTTCATGTGGATTACATTGATCGTTTTAGTAAAGCATTACGAGAGCTTGGGACAACGAAAAGTATGGTCGTAAGCTCTTTAGATGGACTGGATGAAGTGAGCATCACCGCTCCTACACGTTACACGATGATTGAAAATAAAGTCATCACCGAAGGTGAAATCAACCCTGAAGATTATGGCTTTACATTGGCTCCGCTTGAAGCGATCAAAGGTGGGGAGAGTGTTCAAAATGCCGAGATTACCCGCGCCATTTTACGTGGTGATGAAAAAGGCGCCAAACGCGATGTCGTCCTTTTAAATGGCGCATGCGCTTTGATGATTGATGGAAAAGCCAGAGATATGCAAGAAGGCATAGCGCTCATGAAAGAGGCCATTGAGAGTAAAAAAGCGTGGGATAAGCTGGGCGAAATTATTAAGCTCTCCTATCTCATATGA
- the rplI gene encoding 50S ribosomal protein L9 translates to MKVLLIKDVKDLGKKGEIKEVKDGYGQNFLIGKGFALLATNEVMRKYESDQRKKAAAEAEEIANLKAIEKKLGELKLTVKRKLGANGSLFGAVTKEEIAHELKEQHKIEIDKKTVELEHAIKTTGNFDVSIKLGHGIHATLALIILGE, encoded by the coding sequence ATGAAAGTTTTATTGATTAAAGATGTTAAAGATTTGGGTAAAAAAGGCGAAATCAAAGAGGTTAAAGACGGTTACGGTCAAAACTTCCTCATTGGTAAAGGCTTTGCGCTTTTGGCGACCAATGAAGTGATGCGAAAATACGAATCAGACCAACGCAAAAAAGCAGCTGCAGAAGCGGAAGAAATCGCCAATCTTAAAGCGATAGAGAAAAAATTGGGTGAATTAAAACTTACAGTCAAACGTAAACTTGGCGCGAATGGAAGTCTTTTTGGTGCAGTGACTAAAGAGGAAATTGCGCATGAACTTAAAGAGCAACACAAAATCGAAATCGATAAAAAAACCGTTGAGCTTGAACATGCAATCAAAACTACGGGTAATTTTGATGTAAGTATTAAGTTAGGACACGGTATTCACGCCACATTGGCGCTTATTATTCTTGGAGAATAA
- the tsaE gene encoding tRNA (adenosine(37)-N6)-threonylcarbamoyltransferase complex ATPase subunit type 1 TsaE has protein sequence MSQRYEKVCDLAHLNAFATEIKDELGNAGVLLLRGNLASGKTAFVKAFALALGIKEAISSPTFSILHEYKGKLFHYDIYQCGSNGFLQSGLIEKLDTEGYHLIEWGDAEFEKLLHHFGIGYSTIDIEILDLKRNYKVHINAYA, from the coding sequence ATGAGTCAACGCTATGAGAAAGTGTGCGATTTAGCGCACTTAAATGCTTTTGCCACAGAGATAAAAGATGAGCTTGGAAACGCTGGCGTACTTCTTCTTCGCGGCAATCTTGCCAGTGGGAAGACCGCTTTTGTCAAAGCATTTGCTCTAGCTTTAGGCATTAAAGAAGCGATTTCATCACCCACTTTTTCGATTTTGCATGAGTATAAGGGAAAATTGTTTCACTATGATATTTACCAATGCGGGAGCAACGGTTTTTTGCAAAGTGGTTTGATCGAAAAATTAGATACTGAGGGTTACCATCTCATCGAGTGGGGCGACGCTGAGTTCGAAAAATTACTGCACCATTTTGGGATAGGATACAGTACAATTGATATCGAAATACTGGATTTAAAACGCAATTATAAGGTTCACATCAATGCATACGCTTAA
- a CDS encoding argininosuccinate synthase: MKKDVKKVVLAYSGGLDTSIILKWLQDEYKCEVVTFTADIGQGEELEPARKKAISLGIKPENIFIEDLKEEFVKDYVFPMFRANAIYEGEYLLGTSIARPLIAKRQAEIAAMVGADGVSHGATGKGNDQVRFEMGYLSMNSDLVIIAPWREWDLNSREKLLAYAEKNGISIEKKPGKSPYSMDANLLHISYEGLVLENPAAEPEEDMWRWTVSPEKAPDQSEVIEITYEKGDPVALNGVKLSPATMLTKLNELGCKHGIGRTDIVENRFVGMKSRGCYETPGGTIMLRAHRAIESITLDREAAHFKDEIMPRYAKTIYNGFWFSPEREMMQAAIDKSQEGVNGTVKLKLYKGNVSVIGRDSKTNNLFNEAFCTFEEDEVYNQKDAEGFIKLNALRFIISGKNRKKQGKA, from the coding sequence ATGAAAAAAGATGTTAAAAAAGTAGTTTTAGCCTATTCAGGTGGACTTGATACCAGTATTATTTTAAAATGGCTCCAAGATGAGTACAAATGTGAAGTAGTCACGTTCACAGCGGACATTGGTCAAGGTGAAGAGTTAGAGCCAGCGCGCAAAAAAGCCATCTCTTTAGGCATTAAGCCAGAAAATATTTTTATTGAAGATTTAAAAGAAGAATTTGTTAAAGATTATGTATTCCCAATGTTTAGAGCTAACGCCATTTATGAAGGTGAGTATCTTCTTGGAACCTCTATTGCTAGACCACTCATTGCAAAACGTCAAGCAGAGATCGCTGCGATGGTCGGAGCCGATGGCGTAAGTCATGGTGCAACGGGTAAAGGAAATGATCAAGTCCGTTTTGAGATGGGATATTTGAGCATGAATTCAGACCTTGTTATCATCGCGCCTTGGCGCGAATGGGATTTGAACTCTCGTGAAAAATTACTAGCGTATGCAGAAAAAAATGGTATCAGCATTGAGAAAAAGCCAGGTAAATCACCCTACTCTATGGATGCAAACTTGCTTCACATCTCTTACGAGGGACTTGTGCTTGAAAATCCAGCGGCTGAACCAGAAGAGGATATGTGGAGATGGACCGTAAGTCCTGAAAAAGCGCCTGATCAATCCGAAGTCATTGAAATTACCTATGAAAAAGGTGATCCAGTCGCATTGAATGGTGTTAAACTTAGCCCTGCTACGATGCTTACTAAACTGAATGAACTCGGTTGCAAACACGGTATTGGTCGCACAGACATTGTTGAAAACCGTTTTGTAGGTATGAAAAGTAGAGGTTGCTATGAAACGCCTGGTGGTACGATTATGCTTCGTGCTCACAGAGCGATTGAGAGCATTACGCTGGATCGTGAAGCGGCGCACTTTAAAGATGAGATTATGCCTCGCTATGCAAAAACGATTTACAATGGTTTTTGGTTCTCACCTGAACGTGAAATGATGCAAGCAGCTATTGATAAATCGCAAGAGGGTGTTAACGGCACGGTTAAACTTAAACTCTACAAAGGCAATGTTTCGGTTATCGGAAGAGATTCTAAAACCAATAATCTTTTCAATGAAGCATTCTGTACGTTTGAAGAAGATGAAGTGTACAACCAAAAAGATGCCGAAGGCTTTATTAAGCTGAATGCATTACGCTTTATCATTAGCGGTAAAAATAGAAAAAAGCAAGGCAAAGCTTAA
- a CDS encoding RNA-binding S4 domain-containing protein: MRVDKFLNSVNITKRRAISEDMCKNGVVCINGTVAKPAKDVKVGDIITINYLEKAVKYEVLQIPEAKTIPKTKQNEYVREA, from the coding sequence ATGAGAGTCGATAAATTTTTAAACAGCGTAAATATTACCAAGCGTCGCGCCATATCAGAAGATATGTGCAAAAATGGCGTTGTTTGCATTAATGGCACGGTTGCAAAGCCTGCAAAAGATGTCAAAGTCGGTGATATTATTACGATTAATTATCTTGAAAAAGCAGTGAAATACGAAGTTTTGCAAATTCCTGAAGCCAAAACCATTCCAAAAACGAAACAAAACGAATACGTAAGGGAAGCGTAA
- a CDS encoding rhodanese-like domain-containing protein produces the protein MDEPINDEWSEEAMMNLVQTVTKSCEVSGEELHVMLNLRAQKRLDFVLIDIREMYEYSESSIKGTDMLLPTSTIHQHMDELKKLSGKLLIFYCHIGGRTTQMLFILRRMGFSNIAQLSGGIDAFHGEKLKNAPLPKTMK, from the coding sequence GTGGATGAGCCAATTAACGATGAATGGAGTGAAGAAGCAATGATGAATTTAGTTCAAACAGTAACAAAAAGCTGCGAAGTCAGTGGCGAAGAGTTACATGTAATGCTAAATCTAAGAGCTCAAAAGAGACTTGATTTTGTGCTGATTGACATCAGAGAGATGTATGAGTATTCTGAGTCAAGCATCAAAGGCACAGACATGCTTTTACCAACGTCGACCATTCATCAACACATGGATGAGCTGAAAAAGCTCTCCGGTAAGCTTTTGATTTTTTACTGTCATATCGGTGGGCGCACAACGCAAATGCTATTTATTTTACGTAGAATGGGCTTTTCCAATATCGCCCAACTCAGTGGTGGCATTGATGCATTTCACGGTGAAAAGCTGAAAAATGCCCCACTTCCAAAAACGATGAAATAG
- the lptB gene encoding LPS export ABC transporter ATP-binding protein yields MHTLNVQELQKTIKKTQIIKGVSLDVKSGEVVGLLGPNGAGKTTMFYMICGLIPPTSGTVYFDNHDVTKIPLHVRAKLGIGYLPQESSIFKDLSVEENIMLAAEIVYPNKEDAMKRVEELLNLLNIEPIRKRNGVSLSGGERRRCEIARSLVLQPKFLLLDEPFAGVDPIAVSDIQGIVQELAKLGIGVLITDHNVRETLAICDRAYVLKDGALLASGSSDEVAQNKLVKTYYLGEDFRF; encoded by the coding sequence ATGCATACGCTTAACGTTCAAGAATTACAAAAAACGATTAAAAAAACGCAGATTATCAAAGGGGTTTCGCTTGATGTCAAAAGTGGCGAAGTCGTAGGACTTTTAGGCCCCAATGGTGCGGGTAAAACAACGATGTTTTATATGATCTGTGGGCTTATTCCACCGACTTCTGGAACGGTCTATTTTGACAATCATGATGTGACCAAAATACCTTTACATGTAAGAGCAAAACTGGGCATTGGCTATCTTCCTCAAGAATCAAGTATCTTTAAAGATTTGAGTGTAGAAGAGAATATTATGCTTGCTGCTGAGATTGTCTATCCGAACAAAGAAGACGCTATGAAGCGTGTGGAAGAGCTATTAAATCTGCTCAACATCGAGCCGATTCGCAAACGCAATGGCGTAAGCCTGAGCGGTGGCGAGAGACGTCGTTGTGAAATCGCACGTTCCCTTGTCTTGCAACCTAAATTTCTTTTACTGGATGAGCCTTTCGCGGGAGTCGATCCTATCGCAGTCTCCGATATTCAAGGCATTGTGCAAGAGCTTGCAAAACTTGGTATTGGTGTTTTGATTACCGACCATAATGTGCGCGAAACACTTGCTATTTGCGATAGGGCGTATGTGCTCAAAGATGGCGCACTTTTAGCCAGTGGAAGCAGCGATGAAGTTGCTCAAAACAAACTGGTCAAAACCTACTATCTTGGCGAAGATTTCAGGTTTTAA